One genomic window of Solanum stenotomum isolate F172 chromosome 9, ASM1918654v1, whole genome shotgun sequence includes the following:
- the LOC125877113 gene encoding GDSL esterase/lipase At2g04570-like isoform X1, whose translation MAHTSNTTISSCLLIIVQLFFMLPAKTNAKIPAIIVFGDSSVDSGNNNHIQTVARSNFMPYGRDFAGGRPTGRFSNGRITTDFISEAAGLKQIVPAYLDPAYNMSDFAVGVCFASAGTGYDNATADVLGVIPLWKQVEYYKEYQKKLRAYLGDAKANEVISEALYATSLGTNDFLENYYTMPQRRSQYTVDQFQIYLVGIAKNFITNLYNLGARKISLGGLPPMGCMPLERTRNLGNGNECMESYNLVAVNFNEKLNGLVMELNKELPEIQVVLSNPYEPMLQMIKKPSSYGFEVASIACCATGLFEMGYACDRYNLFTCKDANKYIFWDAFHPTERTDRIIADHVVKTALSKFLA comes from the exons atggctCATACTAGTAACACGACGATATCGTCATGTCTCCTTATAATAGttcaattatttttcatgttaCCTGCTAAAACAAACGCGAAAATTCCAGCGATAATTGTATTCGGTGATTCATCAGTCGATTCGGGAAATAACAACCATATTCAGACGGTTGCTCGGAGCAATTTTATGCCGTACGGACGAGATTTCGCCGGTGGTCGACCGACCGGTCGATTTTCTAACGGTAGAATTACGACTGATTTTATTTCGGAGGCAGCTGGTTTGAAACAAATAGTTCCAGCATATTTGGATCCAGCTTATAATATGTCTGATTTTGCTGTTGGAGTTTGTTTTGCTTCTGCTGGAACTGGATATGATAATGCTACTGCTGATGTTCTG GGTGTGATACCCTTGTGGAAACAAGTGGAGTACTACAAAGAATACCAAAAGAAACTAAGAGCTTATCTTGGTGATGCAAAGGCAAATGAAGTAATAAGTGAGGCATTATATGCCACAAGCCTTGGAACAAATGACTTCCTTGAAAACTACTACACAATGCCTCAAAGGAGATCTCAATACACTGTTGATCAATTCCAAATATACCTAGTTGGTATTGCCAAGAATTTCATCACAAATTTATACAATCTTGGAGCAAGAAAGATATCACTTGGTGGACTTCCACCAATGGGATGTATGCCATTAGAAAGAACAAGAAATTTGGGAAATGGGAATGAATGTATGGAAAGTTACAATCTTGTGGCTGTGAACTTCAATGAAAAATTGAATGGATTGGTGATGGAGTTGAATAAAGAGCTTCCTGAGATTCAAGTTGTTCTCTCTAATCCTTATGAACCTATGCTACAAATGATCAAAAAACCTTCCTCATATG GGTTTGAGGTTGCTTCAATAGCATGTTGCGCGACAGGATTATTTGAGATGGGTTATGCATGTGATCGATACAATCTTTTCACATGTAAAGAcgcaaataaatatatattttgggaTGCATTTCATCCAACGGAGAGAACCGATCGTATCATAGCTGATCATGTGGTTAAAACAGCTCTATCAAAGTTTCTAGCATGA